The Dermochelys coriacea isolate rDerCor1 chromosome 7, rDerCor1.pri.v4, whole genome shotgun sequence genome window below encodes:
- the LOC119858792 gene encoding high mobility group protein HMGI-C-like isoform X2, translated as MSNNEKQMDPDSSPLPEPPKRKRGRPKKQPQELLGPLPLKKPRGRPKGSKKLNASDGQTVESSAEKRPRGRPRKWASCGISWFAVLCACIIASATYPGERNSGRISPREE; from the exons ATGAGCAACAACGAGAAGCAAATGGACCCTGACTCATCCCCTCTGCCTGAGCCACCaaagaggaagaggggaagacCAAAGAAGCAGCCACAG GAGCTTCTGGGACCTTTGCCCCTAAAGAAACCACGAGGAAGGCCAAAAGGAAGCAAAAAACTGAATGCCAGCGATGGGCAGACG GTAGAATCTTCAGCTGAGAAAAGACCAAGAGGGAGACCCCGAAAGTGG GCAAGCTGTGGGATTTCCTGGTTCGCTGTCTTGTGCGCCTGCATCATAG CCTCAGCTACTTATCCAGGAGAAAGAAACTCAGGAAGGATATCCCCAAGAGAGGAGTGA